From a single Pseudorasbora parva isolate DD20220531a chromosome 15, ASM2467924v1, whole genome shotgun sequence genomic region:
- the zbtb1 gene encoding zinc finger and BTB domain-containing protein 1, with amino-acid sequence MARPSHSEHVLQQLNNQREWGFLCDCCIAIGDTYFRAHKAVLAACSSYFRMMFIRDQQGTARFDLSNMQISAECFDLILQLMYLGRIVVDHYEFEELKSSMTYLQMYYIPDSLEDLRDIRTSNLTPSSSASSSSSSSSSSSSSMVGGKMMFGVRMFEQQRPSPSENERTAKTSTTTARQTINISTVRPAEDVVIPHPPPHSVETVVDQPCDLRKRTSGRSSAMKERPRFGRTYTCDDCGFVFSCEKLLIEHILTCTNRKAFQTPKVGKEGYGDAGKAESSNSEGTDEHRAVCKGEEDWPDHKSDAETVIRSVATGMDSEAAFSKNITIKMERDNDSESDLETIKVVKVGNHNLGSCKIRTRAYKDNLSDQIKFDSEEEAGVSAMDALEGQSTGLETDPKVHRIKEEKQDGACIPCELCGALLTEEDQSAHYISSHMGHICACGRCGQVLIKGRQLQEHAERCGEPQGAETDSPGEDSLLLEDAEAMEESLLEGADLGFRCPLCGLIFESESLAVEHTLACPEQEPFRPVLLEDSGEPDHRRKHFCAICGKGFYQRCHLREHYTVHTKEKQFTCQTCGKQFLRERQLRLHTDMHKGMARYVCPVCDQGTFLKHDHVRHMISHLSAGETICQVCFQIFPSGEHLEKHMDVHLYICGVCGEKFRLRKDMRSHYNSKHTKRQ; translated from the coding sequence ATGGCAAGGCCAAGCCATAGTGAGCATGTCCTGCAGCAGCTTAACAACCAAAGGGAGTGGGGTTTCCTCTGTGACTGCTGCATTGCCATAGGGGACACTTATTTCAGGGCCCAcaaggctgttttggcagccTGCAGCTCTTACTTCAGAATGATGTTCATCCGGGATCAACAGGGGACTGCACGGTTTGATCTCAGCAACATGCAGATCAGCGCAGAGTGCTTCGATCTCATCCTGCAGCTCATGTACCTTGGCCGAATCGTTGTGGATCACTATGAGTTTGAGGAGCTAAAATCATCTATGACCTACCTTCAAATGTACTACATCCCAGACTCGCTCGAGGACCTCCGAGACATCCGAACGTCAAATCTGACTCCCTCGTCATCTGCGTCGTCCTCTTCATCGTCCAGTTCCTCGTCCTCATCCAGCATGGTTGGAGGCAAGATGATGTTCGGCGTTCGAATGTTTGAGCAGCAGCGGCCAAGCCCTTCTGAGAATGAACGCACAGCAAAAACCTCAACCACAACTGCTCGTCAAACCATTAACATCTCAACTGTCAGGCCTGCTGAAGATGTGGTCATACCACACCCTCCGCCACACTCTGTTGAAACCGTTGTAGACCAGCCATGTGACTTGAGGAAGAGAACTTCAGGCCGAAGCTCTGCCATGAAAGAACGTCCTCGGTTTGGACGCACATACACATGCGACGATTGTGGCTTTGTGTTCAGCTGTGAGAAACTGCTCATCGAACACATCCTCACATGCACCAATCGCAAAGCTTTCCAGACGCCCAAAGTCGGCAAAGAGGGTTACGGTGATGCTGGCAAAGCCGAGAGTTCGAACTCAGAGGGTACAGATGAACACCGAGCAGTTTGCAAGGGCGAAGAGGACTGGCCAGACCACAAGTCGGATGCAGAGACAGTGATCAGGTCTGTCGCCACTGGCATGGACAGCGAAGCTGCCTTCTCCAAGAATATAACCATTAAAATGGAACGAGACAATGATTCCGAGAGCGATTTGGAAACTATAAAAGTCGTGAAGGTAGGGAACCATAATTTAGGGAGCTGCAAAATTCGTACCAGGGCATACAAAGACAATCTTTCAGACCAGATAAAGTTTGACAGTGAGGAAGAGGCTGGAGTATCCGCCATGGATGCTCTGGAGGGCCAAAGCACGGGGTTGGAAACGGATCCAAAGGTGCACCGGATCAAAGAGGAAAAGCAAGATGGTGCGTGCATTCCATGTGAGTTGTGCGGAGCCCTGTTGACGGAGGAGGATCAATCTGCTCATTACATCTCCAGCCACATGGGACATATCTGCGCCTGTGGAAGGTGTGGCCAAGTGCTCATTAAAGGCAGGCAGCTGCAAGAGCATGCGGAGCGCTGTGGTGAACCCCAAGGGGCCGAAACGGACTCCCCAGGTGAGGATTCGCTTCTACTTGAAGATGCCGAGGCTATGGAAGAAAGCTTGCTAGAAGGAGCAGACCTGGGCTTTCGCTGTCCACTCTGTGGGCTGATATTTGAAAGTGAAAGTCTTGCAGTGGAGCATACGTTGGCTTGTCCGGAACAGGAGCCTTTCCGGCCCGTCCTGTTGGAAGACAGTGGCGAGCCAGACCATCGGCGCAAGCATTTCTGTGCAATTTGCGGCAAAGGCTTTTACCAAAGGTGTCACCTACGGGAGCACTACACCGTGCACACCAAGGAAAAGCAGTTCACCTGCCAAACCTGCGGGAAACAGTTCCTGCGCGAGCGACAGCTCCGGTTGCACACTGACATGCACAAAGGGATGGCGCGGTACGTCTGTCCCGTGTGCGATCAAGGTACGTTCCTTAAACACGATCACGTGCGACACATGATCTCTCACCTGTCTGCCGGAGAGACTATCTGCCAGGTGTGTTTCCAGATTTTCCCCAGCGGCGAGCATCTGGAGAAGCACATGGATGTGCATCTGTACATCTGCGGCGTTTGCGGAGAGAAGTTCCGCCTACGAAAAGACATGCGGAGCCACTACAACTCCAAGCACACCAAGAGACAATGA